Proteins encoded within one genomic window of Ranitomeya variabilis isolate aRanVar5 chromosome 4, aRanVar5.hap1, whole genome shotgun sequence:
- the LOC143768830 gene encoding germ cell nuclear acidic protein-like: MPKNKRFIKEYDPENSGSSDQSPINGKRRRISASDIQDGSSDENVHQSHPLIPRSPRSLGNEDGSSGLHLINMESEPDSSRSNFVQEETARRQERPINNCFLKDLSSPTSKYVTNFYKYKEKLTRRLYKFFNRTVFENQLPADLDISWNKRLRKITGRTGFVLNNGQRSAIIQLSDKICDSADRLRDTIIHEMCHAACWLIDGNGDFGHHQLWEQYCEKAAQIHPDLPPILVFNTWEFHYPVLYQCSGCQGRIGRWTNSLNTEKNVCSRCYNKFFLVTPT; the protein is encoded by the exons ATGCCTAAAAATAAGCGATTTATTAAGGAATATGATCCAGAGAACAGCGGCAGCAGTGACCAG tCACCGATCAATGGAAAACGCCGCAGAATTTCTGCATCCGACATACAGGACGGCAGCAGTGATGAGAACGTCCATCAG TCTCATCCACTTATTCCGAGGTCTCCGAGGAGCCTTGGAAATGAAGATGGCAGTTCTGGTctccacctgattaatatggagtcAG AGCCCGATTCTTCCCGATCCAACTTTGTACAGGAGGAGACAGCGAG GAGACAGGAGCGTCCCATCAATAACTGTTTCCTGAAAGATCTGTCTTCTCCCACATCGAAATACGTCACCAACTTCTATAAGTACAAAGAGAAGTTGACACGACGTTTGTACAAGTTTTTTAATCGGACCGTCTTTGAGAACCAG CTTCCTGCAGATTTGGACATCAGTTGGAATAAAAGGCTGCGTAAAATTACCGGGCGCACCGGCTTCGTGCTGAATAATGGGCAGCGCTCCGCCATCATCCAGTTATCGGATAAAATCTGCGATTCTGCAG ATCGACTCAGAGACACAATTATACACGAGATGTGTCATGCTGCCTGCTGGCTCATTGATGGCAATGGAGACTTTGGCCATCACCAGCTATGGGAGCAATATTGTGAGAAGGCGGCACAGATCCACCCTGACCTCCCGCCCATTTTGGTATTCAACACTTGGGAGTTCCACTACCCGGTGCTATACCAATGCTCAGGGTGCCAGGGCAG AATTGGACGTTGGACGAATTCTCTAAACACTGAGAAGAACGTGTGCAGCCGCTGTTACAACAAATTTTTTCTTGTAACCCCAACCTGA